One window of the Solanum stenotomum isolate F172 chromosome 11, ASM1918654v1, whole genome shotgun sequence genome contains the following:
- the LOC125845831 gene encoding uncharacterized protein LOC125845831 — MRKSNDHPMDKDMMKNLVKYVIGKPFPRKHTVMDVDDVYGIRVLSPSQILESTKGTNNNTRLLITFQNRENCKIFDSKEAPGFWKSTTKLKGIFDANKRHIGNIKIGWYYYYNVDDGRDKSSSRLRKSEWQIREYYLAPTYLPQSKVERKNVLLTMMIKTKAANNNNNDKSDDKMQIVLDKQEIMQSLQCLQL; from the coding sequence ATGAGGAAAAGTAATGATCATCCAATGGACAAGGATATGATGAAGAATTTGGTGAAGTATGTAATAGGGAAGCCTTTTCCTCGTAAGCATACTGTTATGGATGTCGATGATGTTTACGGAATCAGAGTATTGAGTCCATCACAAATCCTTGAATCTACCAAGGGCACAAACAACAACACACGATTGTTGATCACTTTTCAGAATAGAGAAAACTGTAAAATATTTGATAGTAAAGAGGCCCCTGGGTTTTGGAAATCTACCACCAAACTCAAGGGAATTTTTGATGCCAACAAGAGACACATTGGCAACATCAAAATTGGGTGGTACTACTACTACAACGTCGATGATGGTAGAGACAAGTCATCATCCAGATTGAGAAAGAGTGAATGGCAGATTAGAGAATATTATCTCGCACCTACATATCTGCCCCAAAGCAAAGTTGAGAGGAAAAATGTCTTATTAACCATGATGATCAAGACCAAAGctgctaataataataataatgacaaATCTGATGACAAGATGCAGATTGTTCTCGACAAGCAGGAGATTATGCAATCTTTACAATGCCTTCAACTTTAG